The sequence CTTAGACTTACAATCCCTATACCAAATGAATAGCTAAGGCGCTTGATTAAATCCATAAGCTCCTCATCGCTCTCATCGATATCAAGTGCGACCAAATAGCCCTCATTTGCCCAGCTTGAGTTACTCACAGCTTGAAAGTAATACTCTCTAAAATTACCCACACTAAGATGCTTTTTCATCTCAAAAGCGTAAATTTTAATCGGCAAAGAGTCAAATTTGCCTATAAATCTATTTAACTCTTTTTGATAATCCCTATACTCAAAACTCACACCAACTATATCTGGATATAGCCATTTGTCTGCGCCTTTTTGGGATTTTTTGCTACTTTCGTGATAAATCGTCTTTGTATAGGCTTTGAAATTTTCATTAAAAGAGACAAATCTACTTAAAAGCGGATGCAAATCCCTTTCGCTATAAGAAGTTTTTGGCTCTTTTATCTCGCTATTTTTCTCCATTTGAGCTTCTAAATTTATAACTTGATTTTTTAGCTTTATAAGTATAGGTTTTGTAGCCACTACTTCAAAAATGCTATCTGCTTCTTTAACATTCATATAAATAGCAGCTCCAAAACTCTGCCACGGCGTTTTG is a genomic window of Campylobacter devanensis containing:
- a CDS encoding HTH domain-containing protein yields the protein MAKSIIEVAKEILERKKEALNPIKMYHIANEMGLTKELNLNGKTPWQSFGAAIYMNVKEADSIFEVVATKPILIKLKNQVINLEAQMEKNSEIKEPKTSYSERDLHPLLSRFVSFNENFKAYTKTIYHESSKKSQKGADKWLYPDIVGVSFEYRDYQKELNRFIGKFDSLPIKIYAFEMKKHLSVGNFREYYFQAVSNSSWANEGYLVALDIDESDEELMDLIKRLSYSFGIGIVSLSSQNVDESVILARARFRERLDYSVMSELSDKNPDFKKFLESVEEFNIEKDYRSKSEFDDVLDDERLESYLKEKKIKG